A single window of Desulfovibrio sp. G11 DNA harbors:
- a CDS encoding ISL3 family transposase yields the protein MKDTDLYFRILGLTEPWFVEAVELDTAEGRVDIRVEHGPGVRWFCPTCGRELACRDHAEPRVWRHLDTCQFKTFLHARIPRVDCPEHGVLQVNVPWAESKARFTILMERLIIDVLTECATVTGARRILRITWDEAWGVMERAVRRGRERKQSNPSRYLGVDEKAFRKGHDYVTVVCDLIGSTVEYVADERKAESLEGYYLQFTKAQLERIKAVAMDMWEPYFKATLKHVPDAAGKIVHDRFHVMKHVGEAVDRVRKQEHRELTSQDDHRLKGTKFLWLYREENLPDKHRPALEALKTANLKVAKAWAMKESLNDVWKYLSTGWARRFVKRWLVWVNRSDLAPMRKVGGLIQRHLENILTFCRHRITNGVAEGLNSKIMAIKRKACGYRNREHFKTAIYFFCGGLNLYPASS from the coding sequence ATGAAGGATACGGACCTATATTTTCGGATTCTCGGGCTGACCGAGCCCTGGTTTGTTGAGGCTGTTGAACTGGACACGGCGGAAGGTCGGGTAGACATCCGCGTGGAGCATGGTCCTGGTGTTCGCTGGTTTTGCCCTACTTGTGGTCGAGAGCTGGCTTGCCGCGACCATGCCGAGCCTCGTGTCTGGCGCCATCTGGACACGTGCCAGTTCAAGACGTTCCTGCATGCTCGGATTCCCCGAGTGGACTGCCCCGAGCATGGCGTCCTTCAGGTCAACGTGCCTTGGGCCGAGTCCAAGGCACGTTTCACCATATTGATGGAGCGATTGATCATCGACGTGCTGACCGAGTGCGCCACCGTAACAGGAGCGCGGCGCATCCTGCGCATCACCTGGGACGAAGCATGGGGTGTCATGGAAAGGGCGGTGCGCCGGGGCCGGGAGCGCAAGCAATCGAATCCCTCGCGGTATCTTGGCGTTGACGAGAAGGCATTCCGCAAGGGGCACGACTATGTGACCGTGGTTTGTGATCTGATCGGCAGCACGGTGGAGTATGTGGCCGACGAGCGTAAGGCCGAAAGCCTTGAGGGGTACTACCTTCAGTTCACCAAGGCGCAGTTGGAGCGGATCAAGGCCGTGGCCATGGACATGTGGGAGCCCTATTTTAAAGCTACGCTCAAACATGTGCCGGACGCGGCGGGGAAAATCGTTCACGATCGGTTCCACGTCATGAAACACGTAGGCGAGGCTGTGGACCGGGTACGCAAGCAAGAGCACCGCGAACTCACAAGTCAGGATGACCATCGACTCAAGGGCACGAAATTCCTCTGGCTATACCGGGAGGAGAATCTGCCGGACAAACACCGGCCAGCCCTGGAGGCCTTGAAGACAGCGAACCTCAAGGTGGCCAAGGCCTGGGCCATGAAGGAAAGCCTGAACGACGTCTGGAAGTACCTGAGCACGGGATGGGCCAGACGTTTTGTGAAGCGATGGCTGGTCTGGGTGAACAGGTCAGATCTTGCCCCAATGCGCAAAGTGGGCGGACTGATTCAGAGACATCTTGAGAACATCCTGACCTTCTGCCGCCACAGGATCACCAACGGCGTGGCCGAGGGCCTCAACAGCAAGATCATGGCCATCAAGAGGAAGGCTTGCGGTTATAGGAACCGGGAGCATTTCAAGACAGCCATCTACTTCTTCTGTGGCGGTCTAAACCTCTACCCGGCCAGTTCCTGA
- a CDS encoding helix-turn-helix transcriptional regulator encodes MSTTESTCQCLTEQEVSTRTGLSLSTLRVHRFKRTGFPYIKIGRSVRYRVCDLEAYLSEHRIDPSGNS; translated from the coding sequence ATGTCCACCACAGAATCAACATGCCAGTGCTTGACAGAGCAAGAGGTTTCGACCCGAACCGGGCTGAGCCTCTCTACACTTCGAGTACACAGGTTTAAGCGTACAGGGTTTCCCTATATCAAAATAGGGCGTTCCGTGCGTTACCGCGTCTGTGACCTGGAAGCATATCTTTCAGAGCACCGTATTGACCCCTCTGGTAACAGCTAA
- a CDS encoding DUF3987 domain-containing protein translates to MTYDSPGVGRRLKISSLKREKEETNLHFANFSGCNLPLTTRKIVEAVSTSRHVDSGLVLLGWLASIAGIDRGCHRIKHKTTGYINLLALLIIAGAESGCGKSLALEFFIESISNIELNSYDQGSSDCEEEACDACNQRIKFLKGEYVKTGDPAKLSEIKNIRQELSEIETKRNKPRFLMSDITKAAYFKLMVDQGFVMRMESDGILLPRDSFNMVRKFWGGEAHSESRISRGQASCNDPFIVDLVFTQIEPFTKFIKDKSYIETGLCARMLTYRAAPHDPRMYQTSQHELDPEIKALIQRILARVNDCASSSVEHQIITLSAEAERAWDNFRIKCSEDASGRNVEIKEWAKRMAQHALRIAGILHVAEYPEPEKIPVSWDEIDTAIQITEVLADNLWECISGHANRQELVCMCDVGIHILEENLRTFNATQLKQRFKDRYSAAEVDVALYKLERRAIIRDLSESYCYSRRGRPSGHEYRNEYYDRHSGSNED, encoded by the coding sequence ATGACTTATGACTCACCTGGTGTTGGGCGTAGGTTGAAAATTTCATCGCTAAAACGCGAAAAGGAAGAGACAAATCTGCATTTCGCAAATTTTAGCGGGTGCAATTTGCCACTGACTACTAGGAAAATTGTAGAAGCCGTTTCGACATCACGACATGTAGATTCAGGTTTGGTTTTACTGGGCTGGTTGGCTTCAATTGCAGGAATTGACAGAGGCTGTCATCGTATTAAGCACAAAACAACCGGATATATTAACTTACTTGCTTTACTTATCATAGCCGGTGCAGAATCTGGATGTGGGAAATCATTGGCACTTGAATTTTTTATAGAGTCCATCAGCAACATTGAACTTAACAGCTACGATCAAGGTTCATCCGACTGTGAAGAAGAGGCTTGTGATGCATGCAACCAGCGCATCAAATTCCTAAAAGGTGAATACGTTAAAACAGGCGATCCTGCCAAGCTTAGTGAAATTAAGAATATTAGACAAGAGCTGAGCGAAATCGAAACGAAAAGAAACAAGCCTCGATTCCTCATGTCTGACATAACGAAGGCGGCCTATTTCAAGCTTATGGTTGATCAGGGATTTGTTATGCGGATGGAATCAGATGGCATTTTGTTGCCGCGAGATTCTTTCAATATGGTCAGAAAATTTTGGGGAGGGGAAGCTCATTCTGAGAGTCGAATTAGCAGGGGGCAAGCATCCTGCAATGATCCTTTCATCGTTGACCTTGTTTTCACGCAGATTGAGCCTTTTACAAAGTTTATCAAAGACAAGAGCTACATTGAAACAGGGTTGTGTGCTCGTATGCTTACCTACAGGGCCGCACCACATGATCCGCGGATGTATCAGACTTCTCAGCATGAATTAGACCCAGAAATAAAGGCGTTGATCCAAAGAATTCTTGCTCGAGTTAACGATTGTGCAAGCTCTAGTGTTGAGCACCAGATCATCACGCTGAGTGCAGAGGCAGAGCGTGCTTGGGATAATTTTCGAATAAAATGCTCTGAAGATGCATCAGGGCGGAATGTTGAAATTAAAGAGTGGGCAAAACGGATGGCACAGCATGCTTTAAGAATAGCAGGGATTCTTCATGTTGCGGAATATCCTGAACCTGAAAAAATACCTGTATCGTGGGATGAAATCGACACCGCAATACAGATCACAGAAGTGTTAGCAGACAACTTGTGGGAATGTATATCTGGTCATGCAAACAGGCAAGAGCTGGTTTGTATGTGTGATGTGGGGATACATATTCTTGAGGAAAATTTGAGGACATTTAACGCTACGCAGCTCAAGCAGCGATTCAAAGATCGCTACTCAGCGGCCGAAGTCGATGTTGCTCTCTATAAACTGGAAAGGCGAGCCATTATCAGAGATCTCTCTGAATCGTATTGTTATAGTAGGCGTGGCAGGCCTTCAGGGCATGAATACAGGAACGAGTATTACGATAGGCACTCAGGGTCTAATGAGGATTAA